One Catharus ustulatus isolate bCatUst1 chromosome 2, bCatUst1.pri.v2, whole genome shotgun sequence genomic window carries:
- the MLF2 gene encoding myeloid leukemia factor 2, which yields MFRLMRDGEPEDPMFAMDPFAIHRQHMNRMLSGSFGFGPLLGITDGTTPGARQAGRRMQAGAVSPFGMLGMAGGFIDMFGMMNDMIGNMEHMTSGANCQTFTSSTVISYSNLGDGPKVYQETSETRSAPGGIRETRRTVRDSDSGLEQMSIGHHIRERAHIMQRSRNHRTGDQEERQDYINMDESDAAAFDDEWRRETSRFRPQRGLEYRRHEGSGGRRAEGTRLAIQGPEDSPSRQSRRYDW from the exons ATGTTCCGGCTGATGAGGGATGGCGAGCCGGAGGACCCCATGTTTGCCAT GGATCCTTTTGCCATTCACCGGCAGCACATGAACCGCATGCTGTCTGGGAGTTTCGGGTTCGGGCCGCTCCTTGGCATCACAGATGGGACCACACCTGGGGCTCGCCAGGCTGGCCGCAGGATGCAG gcaggagctgtttcACCCTTTGGGATGCTTGGCATG GCAGGTGGCTTTATAGATATGTTTGGGATGATGAATGACATGATTGGAAACATG GAGCATATGACAAGTGGTGCTAACTGCCAGACATTTACCTCCTCAACCGTCATCTCTTATTCCAACCTGGGTGATGGACCCAAAGTCTATCAAGAGACTTCAGAGACGCGTTCAGCACCTGGTGGG ATCCGTGAAACAAGACGAACCGTAAGGGACTCGGACAGTGGCTTGGAACAGATGTCGATTGGACACCACATCAGGGAGAGGGCCCACATCATGCAGCGGTCCCGGAACCATCGCACAGGTGAccaggaggagaggcaggactACATCAACATGGATGAAA GTGATGCAGCCGCGTTTGACGACGAGTGGCGGCGAGAGACGTCCCGGTTCCGGCCACAGCGGGGCCTGGAGTACCGGCGTCACGAAGGCAGCGGTGGCCGGCGGGCCGAAGGGACTCGTCTTGCCATCCAGGGCCCTGAGGATTCTCCCTCCAGACAGTCCCGCCGGTATGACTGGTGA